In the genome of Campylobacter helveticus, the window CCTTTATCGTATTTACTGGTTACAAAACTCATATTCTAACATTCAAAACTAAATTTCCTCATAAATCTTTAGCACAAATTTTTTGCCCTCATAGTAGAAAAAAGCTGGAAATTCCTCATTAGAGCAAATGCGTAAAAGATTAAACTGCTCTCTTAAACTTTTATCTATGTCAAGCTTACTATCTTTAGCACTTCTTTTAGGGTAAAAACTCTCTTTTCCGCTTTGTTTTTGAGGCTTTAAATTTGGATAGAATTTTACAAATTCCTCACAAAGATCAAGACTAAATAAAGCTTGTTTTTGCCTTAACTCATCGTAAAGTTCATTGCCTCTAAGCTTAAGCGTTTTTTGAAGATAAATATCCCCACTATCCACCCCAGCACTTGCCTCAAAAAGACTAAATTCAATGGTATTTTTCCCCTCCAAAATTTGATGAAACATAGGCGACCAGCCCTTTCCTTGCGGAAGTTTAGAGGCGTGGATGACAAGGTTGTGTTTGTTGTGAGTGAGTAAATTAGGCGGGATAATTCTATGGTAAGATAAAATAAAAACAAGCTCATAGCCCCTCACTTTCTCATATGAGTCAAAAAAATCTGCCCCAAGTTTTTTAGCAAATTCCAAAGCCTCTTTATAAAACCACTGATTAGGTGAAGTAACAAGAGCGATTTTCACGAAGCCATCCTTAACGGAAGGCTACCCCCCCCCCCCCCCCGTGTTTTACAAACATAAAACATTTTTTCGTCCTCATTAACAATTTTAAATCCGCTTTTAAGATATAAATTTAAAGCCTTTTCATTTGTCTTAAGCACACAAGCCTTAAGCTTTTGCACCTTTAAATTTTCAAAAGCATAACGCATTATTTCACGCATTAAATCCGCCCCCACGCCTTTAACACCCGGTTTTGCATAAAGTCCAAATTCACAAGAGCTTGGCGTAATGTCAAATAGATGGATTACACCTACACTCTCATCATCTTTCAAAACTACAAAATACGCCTTACTTGCGTCATTTTTAAGCCTTTTTACAAAATCTAAATGTTCTTTTAAGCTTATATTTTGCGTTTTCATAAAACGCGCCACACTTTTATCATTACGCCATTTTAGCACCTCTTCAAGCTCGGCTTGATTTAAGGCTTTAAAATTCTTAAGGCTTATCATCGATACTCAACCTCATAGTCTTTTTCCAAAAGCCACTTAGCTATTTTTTCTTGATTTTTATGTGTGCAAATGGCTTTGAAATTTGCCTTTAAAAGTAAGGCTTCACTGACAAGGCTAGAAGCTTGAATGATAAGTTTTTTACTCTCGTTCATCGCCTTAGCAAAATGCTCCAAATCCACAGCTAGACTAATGTTTGGCGAATTTTGTGCTAAATGTTTTAAGGCTTTTAAATTTTTATTTGCACTTGTGGTGGCGATTAAAATTTTAAAACTTTTAGGGAAATCTAGAGCGATTTTAGCAGAGAAATTTTTAGAATCCGTGCCACCCATACAAATGAAAATATCCCAAATTTTCTTACGCTTTTTCTTCGCCTCTTCGTAAAATTCCTCCCTTATCAAAGCGTAAGAAAATCCACATCTAAGCTCACAATTAAGCGGAACTAAATTCTTATAAAGGGCAGGTTTGGCATAGGCATTGACATTAAGCAAAATATCGCAAAAATGCGGCTTTATCTCATCATCAAAGCTCAAAATTTGCACCTCACACATCGCCTTAATCGCCCTTTCATCTTGCTCACTAAAAGCATAATTATCAATGACCAAAAGCGTAAAACCCTCATCCTCGATAAGAGAGCAAAGCTCATTTAAACTTGAACTTTCAAGCAAAAAAACCTCATTAGGAATTTTTCCTATGATATTACCCTCAAGCTCCAAACACGCAAAGCTTACCTCGTGTCCCAGCCTTTCATACTGCTTGGCTAAAATAAGACAACGCTGTATATGCCCGTGTCCTATTTTAAAAGAACTATCCGCACGAATGAGAATTTTCATTAAAATCCTTATTTAAAATAAAAAGTCTTTTGGCAAATTCTAAATCTTGCGGCATATCAATATCACAAACCAAATTTCTAGGAAGCAAATATACGCCAGAATGGGGCTTAAACATAATAAAATCCTCTTCAAGCCACGCCGTTTTTTTACCAAAATAAAACGCCCCAGCATCGTGATACGCTTTTTTTAAATCCTGCGAACGCGCAAAATACTTACTTTCATCAAACATATGAATTCTTTTTTCATCATCCAAACAAAACGCCCTTTGGATAGGATAGTCAAATTCCGTAGCACTTAAGAGAAATTTAAATGCACCTTTTGCAAATTCCTCGTAAGCATTTTGCAAAATTTTAGCGTTGATTAAAGGGGCTGTTGCGTAAAGACAGCAGATATTTTCATAATCTTTCCCAATTTTTTGAATCACGCTTTGAATCACCTTTGTGCTTGAGCTATAATCATCGCTTAATTCCCTTTCTCTTAAAAGCACCTTCGCACCAAAATTTGAAGCAACTTGCAAAATTTCCTCATCATCACTAGAAACCACAACGCTCTCAAAAACACCGGAATTTAAGGCATTTTTGATGCTATAAGCTATAAGAGGTTTGCCACAAAAATCAACAATATTTTTACGCGGAATTCTCTTAGAACCCCCACGAGCAGGGATAATGCAAAGATTTTTCACTCCTACTCCAAAATTTCAGCGATTAGCTCGAGCGGACTTTTAAAAATCGCCTCGCTTTGATTTTGACTTAAGGCATTTGAAATTTGCATTCTACAAGCAGAACATTCCGCACTCACTACCCTAGCACCGCTCTCATCTATCATCTTGGCTTTTTTAAGCCCCACTTCTAAAGCCCTTTCATAATAATCACTTTGCATACTCACACCCCCAAAACCACAACAAGCATTAGAATCACTCATCTCAACAAAGCGGTAATTTGCCTTTAAAAGTTCTCTTGGCTCTTTAAACACCCCTTGCATTTTTTTTGCGTGGCAAGGGTCGTGGTAAGTCAGCACAAATTCTTTCTTGCCCTTAGTTTGCAAAAGCTTTAAAAGAGGCGTTTTTTCATAAAAATACCAAGTCGCAAGTTTAATTTTAGGGGCGATTTTCGCTGCTCTTTTCGCCCACTCCTCTTCTTTTATCATTGTGAAAAAATGCTCCAAATCCACACTAAGCATAGCCGAGCAAGTCGCTTCAGGCACGATGATATACTCTAAACTCTCAAGTTTTTTTTCAAAATACTCCACATTTTTCTTTGCTAAAATTTCAAGGCTTTTAAAATCTCCCGTAAAAAAATGCGGCGCTCCACAGCAAACCTGCCCCTTCATCAAATCCACATTAATTTTTAACTCTTTAGCGATTTTAAGCACGGCATTAGCTGTATCTGTATAAAAATAATTTGCCAAACAACCCACAAAAAAGCCCACGCTTTTCTCTCCGCCATTATCGATAAATTCGGCATTTTGATTTAAAAAACTTTTGTGATGAAAACGAGGTAAAAGTCTGCCTTTTTTGATGAAAGGTAAAGAAAATTTCGCCCTCATACCAGAATTTTGCAAAGAAAACGCACAACTTTGAAAAATAAAACCAAATTTCGCCGCTATATCAAGGGCTTTTCGTGTGCGTAAAAAATAAAATATAAGCTTTTTATACCACGCTATGCCAAATTTCTTAGCTATATCGTAACGCACCGCCTCAATGGCATTATCAACCCTAATGTGCGAAGGACAAACCTCCACGCAATTCGTGCATAAAAAACACGATTCAAAAACTTGCTTCGCTTCCTTATCAAGCTCCAAATTTCCCTCTTTATACGCAGCCAAAAGGTCTAAAAACCCACGCGGAGAATTGATTTCATCACGCTTTATTTGGTGTATCGTGCAGATTGGAATACATTTGCCACATTTTACGCAGCTTTGAGAAAATTTAGCAAAATCCATTAAAGCGTCTTTGAAAATACTTTTTTATCTTCACTGATGTTTTTTAAATACGCATCAAAACACATTGCGATATTTCTTATCAGCATAGAACCTGTTTCATTGACCCTTATAAAATCCTCATCAATGCTTACAAACTCGCTATACTCTTCAAGTGCTTTTAAATCTTCTTTAAAATACACCCTAAAATCAATCCCAAATTCGCGCTCAATCCCCCTAATGTCAAGCTTAAAATTCGCCATCAAAGCCATAATTACAGCCTTTCTAAGCTTGTCATCTTCGCTTAATAAAACCCCTCTTTCAAAAGGTAAAATTCCCCTTTCAATCGCCTCTTCATAGGATTTTAAATCCTTAAAATTTTGTGCATAATGCCCTTGTCCCTCGCCGATACTTGTAAGCCCAACGCCCACTAAATCCACTCCCCCCTTAGTCGTGTAGCCTTGAAAATTCCTATGCAAGGTATTATCCTGTAAAGCCTTAAAAAGCTCATCATCTTCTTTAGCAAAATGGTCCATTCCTATCATTTTGTAATGATTCTGCCCTAAAAATTTCTCACTATACTCTAAAATTTGAAGTTTTACATCAGGGCTTGGCAGGGTATTTTCGTCAAATTTTCTCATATTTTTCTTAAGCCAAGGCACATGAGCATAATTAAAAATAGCCAAGCGGTCAGGATTTAAAAGTATGATTTTTTCTAAAGTTTGCTTAAAACTTTGCAAATTTTGAAAAGGCAAGCCATAGATTAAGTCGATATTAACGGACTTTATCCCCCTACTTCGCATTTTCAAAAGGGCTTCTTTAGTAAGTTCGAAAGATTGAATCCTATGAATTTCTTTTTGCACCCTTGCGTCAAAATCTTGCACCCCAAAACTCACGCGGTTAAAACCATTTCGCACCATAACATCCGCCTGGGCGTCATCTAAAAAGCGCGGGTCAATCTCACAGCTAATTTCCGCTTTTGTGTCAAAATTTGGAAAAGTGCTTTTGATTTTTAAAATTAAATTTTCTAAATCCCCAGCGGAAAAAAAGGTCGGTGTGCCTCCTCCAAAATGCATTTGCACGACATTTTTTTGTGTGTCTAAAATCGTGCTTAAAATTTCAAGCTCTCTAAAAAGATATTTTAAATAGCGTTTTTTACTTTCCTCTTTTGCGGTATAAATGACATTACACCCACAAAAATAACACGCACTTCTACAAAAAGGCAAATGAAAATACAAAGAAAGCTCTCGTTTAGAATCTTTTAAACATCTTAAATACTCTTCATAAGTAAAATGTGTGCCAAATTCCACAGCCGTAGGGTAAGAAGTGTAACGCGGACCAGCCTTAGAATACTTCACAAAGGCTTTATAATCTTTCATTTTGCAAACTCTCCATCATCATATTCATATCGATAAACAAATTTGGGTATTTCCTTTTCAACTCGTCCATTAATCTATCTAAGTCCATATTAATCTCCGCTACGCCCGTTCTTTGTGAAGTTTTCTCAATGGTATCCATCGCTACAGCCCAAGCATCATTAAAATCCACAGGCATTTGCTGATAAATCGCCTTTTCAAGCTTAAGCTCAAAAATTTCTCTTTGATGTTTCCTAATGGTTTCAAGCAAATTACTAAGACTACGCAAGGAAATAAGTGCGTGAGTTTCCTTATTTTCATCGATGATAAACCAAGGCTCAACCCTATTTAATTTACTATTTTTAAGCCTTAAATTAAAAGTTGTTTTATCCTCATTAGGAAGCATTTCAAATATCGTCAAATCCTGCTTTTTCATACCTAAATACTTGCTAAAATCATTAATCTCAGCCACAGCATTTTTTGGTTTTTTTTCTACGCTTTTCTTCACTTCTTTCATCTTTTCTCCCTTTCTAAAAAACACAACAATGCCTTAACAACAAAAAGGCGGTTTCTCGCTTCTTCAAAAATCACCTCACTATGTGCCTCAAAAAGCTCTTCACTCACCTCATAACCCCTATAAGCAGGTAAGCAGTGAAGCAATATCGCATCTTTTTTAGCCACACTCATCGCCTCTTTATCGATGATAAAGCCCTCAAAATCCTTAAGCTTTTGTTCCTTTTGTCCCTCTTCACCCATAGAAATCCAAGTATCTGTAATCACCACTTCTTTATCTTTTATCGCTTCGAATTTATCATTTGTAAGCGTGATTTTTGCTCCGCTTTTTTCTGCACTTTTTTTAGCAAATTCTAAAATTTCAGGGCGGATATGATAATTCTTGGGCAAAGCTATGCTAATTTCAAATCCAAGTATCGAAGCGGCGATAAGCCAAGAATGACACATATTATTACTATCACCCACAAAGGCTATTTTACCCTCTTTTTGGAATTCTTGCATTGTGAGTAAATCGCCCAAAATTTGCGTTGGATGATACAAATCGCTTAAAGCATTTATCACAGGGGCTTTTGAGTATTTTGCAAATTCCTCCAAGCTTTCGTGGCGATTGACCCTAAGCATTACAAAATCAACCATCCCCCCAATCACCCTCGCCGTATCTTTAATAGGCTCTCCTCTGCTAAGCTGCAAGTCATTTGCACTCAAAAATAAAGCCTTGCCACCAAGTTGTGTTATGGCTAACTCAAAAGCCATTCTCGTGCGTGTGGAATTTTTTTCAAAAATCATCGCTAAAGTTTTATCCACTAAAAGCTTTTGGGGATTTTTCTTAAGAGCCGCAGCGTGGCTTACAAGAGCTAGAATTTCTTCTTTACTAAAATCTTTTAAGCTTAAAAAATGCCTCACGATTCTTTCCTTAAAATTTCTGCAAGTTCTTTAGCGTGATAAGTGATGATAAGCTTTGCTCCCGCCCTTTTAAAAGCTATCATTGTTTCCATTAGCATTTTTTCATAATCTATTACACCTGCCTTTTTTGCAGCTTGAAACATCGCATATTCTCCACTTACATTATAAACGCAAAGCGGTAAATTTGAATTTTGTGCGATTTCTTTGACTACATCTAAATATGCAAGGGCAGGTTTTACCATTAAAATATCCGCCCCCTGCACCTCATCTTCTAGGCTTTCCATTAGAGCCTCTTTACCATTGTGAAAGTCCATTTGATAACTTTTTCTATCTCCATAACTTGGAGCGGAATTTGCCACTTCTCTAAAAGGACCATAGTAACTTGACGCAAATTTGGTCGAGTAGCTCATAAGTGGTAAATTTTCATATCCTGCCTTATCTAAAGCCTCACGCAAGGTTGCGATAATGCCGTCCATCATTCCACTTGGCGCTATCATATCCACCCCTGCTTTAGCGTGGATTAGGGCTTGTTTGGCTGAAATTTCTAAAGTCGCGTCATTATCCACGCTTTTACTTTTTGGCTCTATAATGCCACAATGTCCGTGGTCGGTGTATTCACAAAAACACAAATCACTAATGATGAAAAGTTGCGGATAATCCTTTTTAATAGCCCTTATAGTCCTTGCGATAAGGCTATTTTCATCAAGCGCTTCACTCCCACAGCTATCCTTTTTCCCCTCTTCTATCACGCCAAAAAGAATAATGGCTTTTATGCCAAGTCCTACAAGCTCTTCACACTCTTTTAAAATCATATCTAAGCTCATTTGAAAAACGCCGTTCATCGAGGAAATTTCCGCTTTTACCCCACTCCCCTCAACGACAAAAAGAGGGTAAATTAAATCCTGAGTTTTTAAGGAATTTTCCCTTAACATTAGCCTTAAATTTTCATTCATTCTTAATCTTCTAAATCTTTTAAACATAATCTTGTCCTTTTTTTGTTAAAATCCAATTTTAACATAAATTAATTAAAGGTTATCAATGGATATTAAAATTTCAAAAGTTGCAAATTTACCAAGCAAATGGGGGCAGTTTCAAATTCAAAGTTTTAAAGAGGGAGAAAAAGAACATCTTTGCATTTTTAAGGGAAAGCCAAGTGATATTTTAAATTTAAGAATTCATTCAGAGTGCCTTACGGGTGATGGTTTGGGAAGTTTAAAGTGCGATTGCGGGGAGCAACTTGAATTTGCCCTAAAATACATCGAAAAAAACGGCGGTATGGTCATTTACTTAAGGCAAGAGGGGCGTAACATCGGGCTTTTTAATAAG includes:
- a CDS encoding formyltransferase family protein → MKIALVTSPNQWFYKEALEFAKKLGADFFDSYEKVRGYELVFILSYHRIIPPNLLTHNKHNLVIHASKLPQGKGWSPMFHQILEGKNTIEFSLFEASAGVDSGDIYLQKTLKLRGNELYDELRQKQALFSLDLCEEFVKFYPNLKPQKQSGKESFYPKRSAKDSKLDIDKSLREQFNLLRICSNEEFPAFFYYEGKKFVLKIYEEI
- the pseH gene encoding UDP-4-amino-4,6-dideoxy-N-acetyl-beta-L-altrosamine N-acetyltransferase — encoded protein: MISLKNFKALNQAELEEVLKWRNDKSVARFMKTQNISLKEHLDFVKRLKNDASKAYFVVLKDDESVGVIHLFDITPSSCEFGLYAKPGVKGVGADLMREIMRYAFENLKVQKLKACVLKTNEKALNLYLKSGFKIVNEDEKMFYVCKTRGGGGGSLPLRMAS
- the pseG gene encoding UDP-2,4-diacetamido-2,4,6-trideoxy-beta-L-altropyranose hydrolase; this encodes MKILIRADSSFKIGHGHIQRCLILAKQYERLGHEVSFACLELEGNIIGKIPNEVFLLESSSLNELCSLIEDEGFTLLVIDNYAFSEQDERAIKAMCEVQILSFDDEIKPHFCDILLNVNAYAKPALYKNLVPLNCELRCGFSYALIREEFYEEAKKKRKKIWDIFICMGGTDSKNFSAKIALDFPKSFKILIATTSANKNLKALKHLAQNSPNISLAVDLEHFAKAMNESKKLIIQASSLVSEALLLKANFKAICTHKNQEKIAKWLLEKDYEVEYR
- the pseF gene encoding pseudaminic acid cytidylyltransferase, with protein sequence MKNLCIIPARGGSKRIPRKNIVDFCGKPLIAYSIKNALNSGVFESVVVSSDDEEILQVASNFGAKVLLRERELSDDYSSSTKVIQSVIQKIGKDYENICCLYATAPLINAKILQNAYEEFAKGAFKFLLSATEFDYPIQRAFCLDDEKRIHMFDESKYFARSQDLKKAYHDAGAFYFGKKTAWLEEDFIMFKPHSGVYLLPRNLVCDIDMPQDLEFAKRLFILNKDFNENSHSCG
- a CDS encoding (Fe-S)-binding protein; the encoded protein is MDFAKFSQSCVKCGKCIPICTIHQIKRDEINSPRGFLDLLAAYKEGNLELDKEAKQVFESCFLCTNCVEVCPSHIRVDNAIEAVRYDIAKKFGIAWYKKLIFYFLRTRKALDIAAKFGFIFQSCAFSLQNSGMRAKFSLPFIKKGRLLPRFHHKSFLNQNAEFIDNGGEKSVGFFVGCLANYFYTDTANAVLKIAKELKINVDLMKGQVCCGAPHFFTGDFKSLEILAKKNVEYFEKKLESLEYIIVPEATCSAMLSVDLEHFFTMIKEEEWAKRAAKIAPKIKLATWYFYEKTPLLKLLQTKGKKEFVLTYHDPCHAKKMQGVFKEPRELLKANYRFVEMSDSNACCGFGGVSMQSDYYERALEVGLKKAKMIDESGARVVSAECSACRMQISNALSQNQSEAIFKSPLELIAEILE
- the hemN gene encoding oxygen-independent coproporphyrinogen III oxidase codes for the protein MKDYKAFVKYSKAGPRYTSYPTAVEFGTHFTYEEYLRCLKDSKRELSLYFHLPFCRSACYFCGCNVIYTAKEESKKRYLKYLFRELEILSTILDTQKNVVQMHFGGGTPTFFSAGDLENLILKIKSTFPNFDTKAEISCEIDPRFLDDAQADVMVRNGFNRVSFGVQDFDARVQKEIHRIQSFELTKEALLKMRSRGIKSVNIDLIYGLPFQNLQSFKQTLEKIILLNPDRLAIFNYAHVPWLKKNMRKFDENTLPSPDVKLQILEYSEKFLGQNHYKMIGMDHFAKEDDELFKALQDNTLHRNFQGYTTKGGVDLVGVGLTSIGEGQGHYAQNFKDLKSYEEAIERGILPFERGVLLSEDDKLRKAVIMALMANFKLDIRGIEREFGIDFRVYFKEDLKALEEYSEFVSIDEDFIRVNETGSMLIRNIAMCFDAYLKNISEDKKVFSKTL
- a CDS encoding DUF2603 domain-containing protein, with translation MKEVKKSVEKKPKNAVAEINDFSKYLGMKKQDLTIFEMLPNEDKTTFNLRLKNSKLNRVEPWFIIDENKETHALISLRSLSNLLETIRKHQREIFELKLEKAIYQQMPVDFNDAWAVAMDTIEKTSQRTGVAEINMDLDRLMDELKRKYPNLFIDMNMMMESLQNERL
- the argF gene encoding ornithine carbamoyltransferase, translating into MRHFLSLKDFSKEEILALVSHAAALKKNPQKLLVDKTLAMIFEKNSTRTRMAFELAITQLGGKALFLSANDLQLSRGEPIKDTARVIGGMVDFVMLRVNRHESLEEFAKYSKAPVINALSDLYHPTQILGDLLTMQEFQKEGKIAFVGDSNNMCHSWLIAASILGFEISIALPKNYHIRPEILEFAKKSAEKSGAKITLTNDKFEAIKDKEVVITDTWISMGEEGQKEQKLKDFEGFIIDKEAMSVAKKDAILLHCLPAYRGYEVSEELFEAHSEVIFEEARNRLFVVKALLCFLEREKR
- the hemB gene encoding porphobilinogen synthase, producing MFKRFRRLRMNENLRLMLRENSLKTQDLIYPLFVVEGSGVKAEISSMNGVFQMSLDMILKECEELVGLGIKAIILFGVIEEGKKDSCGSEALDENSLIARTIRAIKKDYPQLFIISDLCFCEYTDHGHCGIIEPKSKSVDNDATLEISAKQALIHAKAGVDMIAPSGMMDGIIATLREALDKAGYENLPLMSYSTKFASSYYGPFREVANSAPSYGDRKSYQMDFHNGKEALMESLEDEVQGADILMVKPALAYLDVVKEIAQNSNLPLCVYNVSGEYAMFQAAKKAGVIDYEKMLMETMIAFKRAGAKLIITYHAKELAEILRKES
- the ribA gene encoding GTP cyclohydrolase II codes for the protein MDIKISKVANLPSKWGQFQIQSFKEGEKEHLCIFKGKPSDILNLRIHSECLTGDGLGSLKCDCGEQLEFALKYIEKNGGMVIYLRQEGRNIGLFNKVNAYALQDEGLNTIEANEHLGFKPDERTYEVVDFILNYYQISQINLITNNPNKLNFLKTKLIKRIPILIKSNEFNDAYLKIKQDSMGHLK